DNA from Flavobacterium aestivum:
AGTTGGATTGATACCTTAAAAGAAGTGGTTGCAAGAGAGGTATCGGATGAGCAATTGGCAAATGCTAAATTCCGTTTTCCGTTGCAAACACCAACATCAAAAGAGGAGTATTACTATCGTTCTATTTTTAGCGAACATTTCCCAAGTGATACAGCAGCATTATGTGTGCCACAGGAAGCAAGTGTAGCTTGTAGCACAAAAATAGCTTTGGAGTGGGATGCAGCATTCAAAAACATGAATGATCCATCAGGTAGAGCAGTTGCCAGCGTGCATGATGATGCTTATGTAAAAGCATAAATGAAATATTGAATTTGGTTTAAAAAATGCCTTCTATTTTGAAGGCATTTTTTTTTGTGGATATTTGTCATAAATGTTAATAACTTAAACGCTTAAAACAGGAATAAATAGGTGAAATAGATAGTGTTTTTATATATTTGCGTGTTAGACGAAAATCACATTTTTTTTTTAGATTAAAATATATGAGCGAAGAAATCAAGAAGGATAATTATTCAGCAGACAGTATTCAGGCATTAGAAGGGATGGAGCACGTAAGAATGCGTCCATCGATGTATATTGGAGATGTAGGTGTAAGAGGATTGCATCATTTAGTTTACGAAGTTGTAGATAACTCTATTGATGAGGCAATGGGAGGCCACTGTGATAGCATTAGTGTTGCAATAAATGAAGATGGCTCAATTACTGTAGAAGATAATGGTCGTGGTATTCCGGTAGGAATTCATAAAAAAGAAGGAGTTTCGGCATTAGAAGTTGTAATGACTAAAATTGGTGCAGGAGGTAAATTCGATAAAGACTCATATAAAGTTTCTGGAGGTCTTCACGGTGTAGGGGTTTCGTGTGTGAATGCCTTGTCATCACATTTGACTGCTACAGTACATAGTGGAGATGGTAAAATTTACCAACAAGAATATGAAAGAGGAAAGGCGTTGTATCCTGTTAAGCAAATAGGGGATACTGATAAAAGAGGGACGATTGTTACTTTCTATCCTGATCCAACTATTTTTACACAGACTATTGAATATTCATATGACACGCTTTCAGCTCGTATGCGCGAATTGGCTTTCTTGAATAAAGGAATTACGATAGCGTTTACAGATAAAAGAGAGAAAGATAAAGACGGGAATTTTATTTCAGAGACATTTCACTCTACAGAAGGTTTAAAAGAATACATCAGATATTTAGATGGAAATCGTGAGCCAATTATTGCACACGTAATTTCTATGGATCATGAAAAAGGAGAAATTCCAGTTGAGGTGGCATTGATTTATAATACAAGCTACTCTGAGAATATTTTTTCTTATGTAAATAATATCAATACGCACGAAGGAGGAACTCACTTGCAAGGTTTTAGAACAGGTCTTACCAGATCGTTAAAGAAATATGCAGATGCTTCTGGAATGTTAGATAAATTGAAGTTTGATATTTCTGGAGATGATTTCCGTGAAGGTCTTACAGCAATTATTTCGGTAAAAGTTGCCGAACCACAATTTGAGGGACAAACCAAAACTAAATTAGGGAATAGAGAAGTTGTTTCACCGGTAAGTCAAGCCGTAAGTGAAATGATTGAGAATTATTTGGAAGAAAATCCAAATGATGCCCGAACAATAGTTCAAAAAGTAATTCTTGCTGCACAAGCCCGTCATGCGGCTAAGAAAGCACGTGAGATGGTTCAGCGTAAAACCGTAATGGGTGGCGGAGGATTGCCTGGGAAATTATCGGATTGTTCAGAACAAGACCCAGCAAAATGTGAAGTATATCTTGTCGAGGGAGACTCGGCGGGTGGAACGGCAAAACAAGGTCGTGACCGTAATTTTCAAGCTATTTTGCCTTTAAGAGGTAAAATCCTGAATGTAGAAAAAGCGATGCATCATAAAGTTTTTGAAAACGAAGAAATTAGAAATATATTTACTGCGCTTGGTGTAACGGTTGGAACTGAAGAAGATAGTAAAGCACTGAATATTTCAAAATTAAGATACCATAAAGTGATTATTATGTGTGATGCCGATGTCGATGGTAGTCACATTGCAACTTTAATCTTAACTTTCTTTTTCCGTTTTATGAAAGAACTAATCGAAGAAGGACACGTATATATTGCAGCTCCACCTTTATATTTGGTTAAAAAAGGAAATAAGAAAGAATACGCTTGGACTGATGTTCAACGCGATCAAGCGAATGAAAGAATGGGAGGTAGTGCATCAATCCAGCGTTATAAAGGTCTTGGAGAGATGAACGCGGAGCAATTGTGGGAAACAACAATGGATCCGGATTTTAGAACCTTAAGACAAGTTACTATTGATAGTTTAGCAGAAGCAGATAGAGTGTTCTCTATGTTAATGGGAGATGAGGTGCCGCCAAGAAGAGAATTTATCGAGAAGAATGCAGTTTATGCAAATATCGACGCGTAATATTCTATAATGCTGAATTTTTTTAAATTATAAAATAACAAAAAAATATAAAAAAATGAAAGTTACCATTGTAGGGGCAGGTAATGTGGGAGCATCCTGTGCAGATTCAATTTCTTATAGAGGAATTGCCAGTGAAGTAGTATTATTGGATATTAAAGAGGGTTTTGCCGAAGGGAAAGCCATGGATATTATGCAATGTGCAACCAATACAGGTTTTAATACTAATCTTACTGGTGTTACGAATGATTACTCAAAAACAGCAAATAGTGATGTTGTTGTGATTACCTCTGGAATTCCAAGAAAACCGGGTATGACAAGAGAGGAATTAATCGGAATCAATGCAGGGATTGTGAAAACAGTAGCGGAGAATGTATTAGAGCATTCACCAAATTGTATTGTTGTAGTTGTTTCTAATCCAATGGATACGATGACTTATTTGGCTTTAAAATCAACAGGTTTGCCAAAAAACAGAATTATAGGAATGGGTGGAGCTTTGGATAGTTCTCGTTTTAGATATTATTTATCTAAAGCTTTAGATAAACCATCTAATGATATTTCTGCAATGGTTATTGGTGGTCATGGTGATACTACAATGATTCCGTTAACACGTTTGGCTTCTTATAATGGTATACCGGTTTCTCAGTTCTTGTCTCAAGAAGAATTAGAAAAAGTAGCAGCAGCAACAATGGTTGGAGGAGCTACACTTACAGGACTTTTAGGAACTTCAGCTTGGTATGCTCCAGGAGCTTCTGTAGCTTATTTGGTAGATAGTATTTTGAATGACCAAAAGAAAATGATTGCTTGTTCTGTTTTTGTAGAAGGAGAGTACGGGCAAAATGATATTTGTATCGGGGTACCTTGTATTATAGGTAGAAACGGAGTTGAAGAAATCGTTGATATTAAATTAAATGATGCTGAAAAAGCTGCTTTTGCAAAAAGTGCAGAGGCTGTTAGAGGTATGAATGCTGATTTGAAGTCAATATTAGCATAATTTTTAACGTATAATAAAGAAAGACTGCACTGTTGCAGTCTTTTTTTTGATATTAATTAATAAATAAATTGGTTAATCTTTCCGTTAATTATATATTTGCTCGGTTTAAAAAAAATGATACAAATAGTGTGGTTCTTTTTTGTTTTTCAAAAATGGCCTAACGTCTTGTTTTATAGGGTTTAAAACAAAAACAATAAAAAAAATAATTAATTTTTAGTAGTAATGCAGAATAAAGGACTTATTAAATTTTTCGCAATTCTATTTGCATTGGTAAGTATTTACCAACTTTCTTTCACTTTTGTCTCGAACAAAGTAAAAAGTGATGCAAAAACTTTTGCTGGTGGTAACCCAGAGAAAGAAGTAAAATATTTAGATTCTATTGGTAAAGAAAAAGTGTTTAGCTTAGGGTTTACTGATTTTACTTTCAATGAAGTAAAAGACAAGCAAATCAACAAAGGGCTTGACTTAGAAGGGGGAATCAACGTGACTCTTCAAATTTCTGTTAAAGACATTTTGAAAGGGTTATCAAATAATTCGAAAAATCCTGTTTTTAATAAATCTTTAGTAGATGCTACTAAAAATCAAAGAGGAAATCAAACGTACCTTGACGCATTTTTTGAAGCTTTCGAGGCCAATTCTCAAGGTAAAGAAAAATTAGCTTCTCCTGAAATTTTTGCTAACAGAAGTTTGCAAGGTGAGGGTGGTGTTACTTTTCAAATGACAGATGCTCAAGTTCAAAAAGTAATCAAAAAGAAAGTTGATGAATCAGTAGAAAGTGCTTTTGGAGTATTAAGAAAACGTATTGATAAATTTGGTGTAACTCAACCTAATATTCAAAAATTAGGACAGTCTGGTCAAATTCTTGTTGAGCTTCCAGGAGCTAAAGATGTTGATAGAATTAAAAAATTATTGCAAAGTACAGCTCAATTAGAGTTCTGGGAAACTTATAAAGTAGAAGAAATTGGTGGTTTTATCATGGCTGCTAATGAGGCTTTGAAAAAAACTGAAGTTGCTAAAGTTGAAACTAAAGCTGTAGCAAAGGATTCATTGAGTGCTTTGTTGACTGACGGAAAAGATTCTACTGCTACTAAAAAAGGAAACAATCCTATTATTGATAAAATTGTTGCTCAAGGAGGAGGACCGGTTTTAGGTCTTTTTGCACCAAAAGATACTGCAGTAATCAATTCTTATTTCAAAAGACCTGATGTCAGAATTTTATTGGCAGGAGAGCAACGTTATGCAAAATTTGTTTGGGGAAAACCTACAACAATTAAGGATGCTAAAGAAAAAGAGGTTGAAGTTGTTGAATTGTATGCATTAAAAGGAAATAGAGATAATGTTGCTTCAATGGGAGGTGGTGTTGTAACAGACGCTAGCGATACATTTGATCAAATGGGTAAACCAGCTGTTTCTATGCAAATGAACAATATTGGTGCAAAAGAATGGGAAGAACTAACAGGAAGAGCTTATACTCAGAAAGGTTATATTGCTATCGTTCTAGATGATATTGTATATTCTGCTCCAGGTGTATCTAGCGGACCTATCGCTGGAGGTAGATCTGAAATTTCAGGAAACTTTGATGTAACTGAAACTAAAGATTTAGCGAACGTATTGAGAGCTGGTAAATTACCTGCTGCTGCTGAAATTATTTCTTCTGAAGTTGTTGGTCCATCATTGGGTCAGGAAGCTATTGACAACGGTACAAATTCTGCTGTAATCGGATTGTTATTAGTATCACTTTGGATGATAGTTTATTATGGTAAATCAGGTTGGTACGCAAATATTGCATTGGCTGTCAACTTATTGTTTATGTTTGGTATTTTGGCAAGTTTAGGTGCTGTACTTACATTGCCAGGTATTGCGGGTATCGTTTTGACAATGGGTACTGCAGTAGATGCGAACATCATTATATATGAAAGAGCTAAAGAAGAATTACGAGCGGGTAAAACATTAGATGAAGCAGTAAAAGCTTCTTATAGCTGGACTGGAGCAATGCGTTCTATTGTGGATGCTAACGTAACACACATTTTGACTGGTGCTGTATTGTTTATCTTTGGTTCTGGACCAATCAAAGGTTTTGCTACTACTTTGTTAATCGGTATTGTTACCTCTTTATTTACTTCTATTTTTATTGCAAGAATCTTTATCGATAAAAATATTGCAGGTAAAAATGATTTGTCTTTCGTGACTAAATTCTCTAAAAACTTCTTTACTAATTTCCATTTTGATTTCTTGGGAATTAAAAAATGGACGTACCTTTTCTCTATTGTTGTAACAATTGTGAGTATTGCATCAATTGCAACACATGGTTTTGACCAAGGTGTTGATTTTGTTGGAGGAAGAACGTTCCAAGTTCGTTTCGACAAATCAATGAAACCAGAAGAAATTAAAGACGAATTGACTGCTGTATTTGGTAGCGCTGAAGCTAAAATCTTTGGTAAAGATGATCAGTTGAAAATAACAACTAAATATAAAATTCAAGAGACTAGTGGTTCTGTTGACGAAGAGGTAAACAAAATGTTGTACCAAACTTTGAAAAAACACTATGGTGCCGACATGACTTATGAAAAATTTGTAAATACTTACGAAG
Protein-coding regions in this window:
- the gyrB gene encoding DNA topoisomerase (ATP-hydrolyzing) subunit B yields the protein MSEEIKKDNYSADSIQALEGMEHVRMRPSMYIGDVGVRGLHHLVYEVVDNSIDEAMGGHCDSISVAINEDGSITVEDNGRGIPVGIHKKEGVSALEVVMTKIGAGGKFDKDSYKVSGGLHGVGVSCVNALSSHLTATVHSGDGKIYQQEYERGKALYPVKQIGDTDKRGTIVTFYPDPTIFTQTIEYSYDTLSARMRELAFLNKGITIAFTDKREKDKDGNFISETFHSTEGLKEYIRYLDGNREPIIAHVISMDHEKGEIPVEVALIYNTSYSENIFSYVNNINTHEGGTHLQGFRTGLTRSLKKYADASGMLDKLKFDISGDDFREGLTAIISVKVAEPQFEGQTKTKLGNREVVSPVSQAVSEMIENYLEENPNDARTIVQKVILAAQARHAAKKAREMVQRKTVMGGGGLPGKLSDCSEQDPAKCEVYLVEGDSAGGTAKQGRDRNFQAILPLRGKILNVEKAMHHKVFENEEIRNIFTALGVTVGTEEDSKALNISKLRYHKVIIMCDADVDGSHIATLILTFFFRFMKELIEEGHVYIAAPPLYLVKKGNKKEYAWTDVQRDQANERMGGSASIQRYKGLGEMNAEQLWETTMDPDFRTLRQVTIDSLAEADRVFSMLMGDEVPPRREFIEKNAVYANIDA
- the secDF gene encoding protein translocase subunit SecDF, which encodes MQNKGLIKFFAILFALVSIYQLSFTFVSNKVKSDAKTFAGGNPEKEVKYLDSIGKEKVFSLGFTDFTFNEVKDKQINKGLDLEGGINVTLQISVKDILKGLSNNSKNPVFNKSLVDATKNQRGNQTYLDAFFEAFEANSQGKEKLASPEIFANRSLQGEGGVTFQMTDAQVQKVIKKKVDESVESAFGVLRKRIDKFGVTQPNIQKLGQSGQILVELPGAKDVDRIKKLLQSTAQLEFWETYKVEEIGGFIMAANEALKKTEVAKVETKAVAKDSLSALLTDGKDSTATKKGNNPIIDKIVAQGGGPVLGLFAPKDTAVINSYFKRPDVRILLAGEQRYAKFVWGKPTTIKDAKEKEVEVVELYALKGNRDNVASMGGGVVTDASDTFDQMGKPAVSMQMNNIGAKEWEELTGRAYTQKGYIAIVLDDIVYSAPGVSSGPIAGGRSEISGNFDVTETKDLANVLRAGKLPAAAEIISSEVVGPSLGQEAIDNGTNSAVIGLLLVSLWMIVYYGKSGWYANIALAVNLLFMFGILASLGAVLTLPGIAGIVLTMGTAVDANIIIYERAKEELRAGKTLDEAVKASYSWTGAMRSIVDANVTHILTGAVLFIFGSGPIKGFATTLLIGIVTSLFTSIFIARIFIDKNIAGKNDLSFVTKFSKNFFTNFHFDFLGIKKWTYLFSIVVTIVSIASIATHGFDQGVDFVGGRTFQVRFDKSMKPEEIKDELTAVFGSAEAKIFGKDDQLKITTKYKIQETSGSVDEEVNKMLYQTLKKHYGADMTYEKFVNTYEGKKLGIVQASKVGPTVAEDIKTNAYWAVLGAMLIVGLYLVISFRKWQYSLGAIAAVAHDVIFVLGVYSLLWKYMPFGMEIDQHFIAAILTVIGYSMNDTVIVYDRVREFLDGKTKGTFGEIVNKSINSTMSRTINTSLTMIFVLLIMFIFGGESIRGFIFAMLIGIIIGTYSSLFIATPVLVDTISSEEKHNVEVKHQEAQA
- a CDS encoding malate dehydrogenase, whose translation is MKVTIVGAGNVGASCADSISYRGIASEVVLLDIKEGFAEGKAMDIMQCATNTGFNTNLTGVTNDYSKTANSDVVVITSGIPRKPGMTREELIGINAGIVKTVAENVLEHSPNCIVVVVSNPMDTMTYLALKSTGLPKNRIIGMGGALDSSRFRYYLSKALDKPSNDISAMVIGGHGDTTMIPLTRLASYNGIPVSQFLSQEELEKVAAATMVGGATLTGLLGTSAWYAPGASVAYLVDSILNDQKKMIACSVFVEGEYGQNDICIGVPCIIGRNGVEEIVDIKLNDAEKAAFAKSAEAVRGMNADLKSILA